A window of Lysobacterales bacterium genomic DNA:
AGCGTCTCAGTCATCGCCGAGCTCCCAGCGGTCGACTACCAGACGCACGCGGCGCTCACCGGACTCGGCGAACACCCGCACCGGCAAAGGCAGGCCGTCGACCTCGCCCCAGTTGCGGTACTCGATGCGCCAGCCGGCCTGCTGCAGCAGCGCGGGCAGGCCCTGCTCGCCGAAGGCGATATCGGCTTCACCGCGCGTGCGGGCGCCGCGCACCCAGGCGCGCAGCTGCTCCAAAGGCATCGACCAGCCCGCCGCGCGATGCAGCAGGGCCTCGGGATCGCGGTCCTCGATCGCGCCTTGGCCATGTCCTTCGAGCCGGGCGCCCGAGGCGTCGCCGCTCAAGCGCCAGCTCTGCCGGCTGACCGGCGCACTCAGCTCGATGGTGTAGGCCTCGCCGCGCTGCTCCCAATCGATGCGCCCGCTGCCGCCCTCGCCTTGGCCGGAAACCGCAAGGCGACCCGTGAGTCGCCAGTGTTCGATCTGGGCCAGCGCCGACTCGCGTCCCGACTGGGCCGCCAGCAGCTCGGCGTCCGGCCCTCGCAGCGGCGCGCGCGCGCAGCCGGCAAGCAGCGCAGCGAACAGAGAAAGCCACAGCCAGGGCCGCGACGCGGCCCGCAGATAGCTCGGCCGCCTCATGGGCCGAACTGCTCGCGCAAACGCTGGATGGCGCGGTTTTCCGGGTCCAGCCCGGCGCCCTTTTGCCAGATCTCGCGGGCTTCGTCTTCGCGCCCCAGCGCCGCGAGCACCTCGGCGAGATGTGCGGCAATCTCGGCGTCCTCCTGGCCGGCGAAGGCGCGCTGCAGGTAGTCCAGGGCTTCCTTGTGACGGCCGAGCTTGAACAGCACCCAGCCCATGCTGTCGAGAATGGCCGGCTGCTCAGGGGACAGCGCCAGCGCGCGCTCGATGTAGCCGAGCGCTTCCTGGTAGTCAGTGGTGCGGTCCGCCATGGTGTAACCCAAGGCGTTCAGGGCGTCCGCGTCCTCGGGGTCCTCGGTCACCAGCACCTGCAGGTCGATGATGGCCTCGGGCACGCGATCCAGCCGTTCGT
This region includes:
- the lolB gene encoding outer membrane lipoprotein LolB; translated protein: MRRPSYLRAASRPWLWLSLFAALLAGCARAPLRGPDAELLAAQSGRESALAQIEHWRLTGRLAVSGQGEGGSGRIDWEQRGEAYTIELSAPVSRQSWRLSGDASGARLEGHGQGAIEDRDPEALLHRAAGWSMPLEQLRAWVRGARTRGEADIAFGEQGLPALLQQAGWRIEYRNWGEVDGLPLPVRVFAESGERRVRLVVDRWELGDD